The genomic DNA TGTTCAGTATCTGGAAGCCATGAAAGATGTCCGGCCGTCTACCTTTTCCAATGCTTTTGTCGTGAAAACGGCTTCACTGCTTGGAGTTAGGGACAGTCGTCGGATAGAGGGCGATTATATTTTTACGGTAGAAGATTGGAGACAGCGGAAATCTTTTGAAGATGAGATCGGGCGTAACTGCTATTACATAGATGTCCATAGCGGAAAACATAAACCTGAGCATTATAAAAAAGGTGAATCTCACGGTATTCCGTACCGTTGTCTGACTCCTAAAGGAATTAAGAATTTGTTGACTGCCGGTCGTTGTATATCGACAGATGAACAAGCTTTTGGCAGTACCCGTGTGATGCCTTGTTGTTTAGTGACAGGAGAAGCAGCTGGAATGGCTGCCGCGCATGCAATCAAGCAAACAAGAAACGATGTCCATAAGATTGATACTTCTTATTTGAGGAAAAGATTGAAAGAGGAAGGACAACTGATTTTGTAATATAGGAATGCTTTTTCATAATTTATAAATATTGATTTTTATGAAACAATGGTGGTTTATTATATTGTTGATCATTTCTTTTCCTCTGAAAGCGGATAACATATTTGTTGAAGCGGAAAGTTTTGATTGTAGAGGAGGATGGGTTTTGGATAATCAGTCTATGGGACAAATGGGGTCTCCTTATTTGTTGGCACATGGATTAGGGGTTCCGGTTGAAAATGCTTCGACTGTGATCCGCGTTGAAAATGGAGGAAAATACCGTGTGTGGGTTAGAACCAGAGATTGGGTGAAGCAATGGGATCAAACGGCTTCTCCCGGACGTTTTGAGCTATTGCTGAATGGAAAAGCGTTGGAGGTGACGTTTGGCACGGAGAGAGCGGAATGGCATTGGCAGGATGGTGGAACGATTTGTTTGAAAACTGGTGAAAACCGGGTTGAACTACGTGATCTGACAGGTTTTGATGGTCGTTGCGATGCTATTTTTTTTACCTCGGCATTGGAGATGCTTCCTCCTGATGGGAAAGAAGAATTGACTGTTTTTCGTCGGAATATGTTGGGATTACCTGAAAATCCGGAAGATGCGGGAGAGTTTGATTTGGTTGTTGTCGGTGGAGGCATTGCGGGATGTTGTACAGCCCTCAGCGCAGCCCGTCTTGGATGTAAAGTCGCTTTGATCCAGAATCGTCCGGTTCTGGGAGGAAATAATAGTTCGGAGGTTCGTGTCGGACTTTCCGGATTGATCGCTCAGCAACCATATCCGAATTTGGGAAATCTTGTGGATGAACTTGGTCCTGTCGGGCATTGGAATAATTGGGAAGCAAAACGGGATTCTTCGTCAGTCAGGAGTCGGCAGATTATGAAAATATTACATCAGTATCCGGAAAAGACAATTCATAATGCAGGACCTGCATCTAATTATGAGGATGAGAAGAAATTTGCTTTGTTACAGAATCAGGAAAATTTGAATTTATTTCTAAATACACAGGTAGTTGATGTTAAAAAAAATGGAAATAAGATAGTTTCTGTCATCGGAAAAAATATAATATCGGGAAAAGAATATATATTTAAAGCTCAATTATTTTCTGATTGTACTGGAGATGGAGAAGTCGGTTTTCTTGCTGGAGCAGATTATCGTATGGGAAGAGAAAGTAAAGAGGAAACAGGTGAACCTAGAGCTCCTTTAACATCAGATCTATTGGTTATGGGAACTTCCGTGCAATGGTATGCTGAAGATACCCGTAATGTTTCTGATTTTCCGGATTGTCCCTGGGCTATCCGTTTTGATGAGAAAACTTGTATTCCTATAACCCGTGGAGACTGGGACTGGGAAGCCGGATTGAACAATGATCAGATAACAGAAATAGAATATATCCGGGATCATGCTCTTCGTGCAGTTTACGGTAATTGGGATTTCTTGAAGAACAAGAGTGAAAAGAAAGATCAATTTGCCAAGAAAAAGTTGGCATGGGTTGCTTATATAGGGGGGAAACGTGAATCTCGTCGTCTGATGGGCGATCTTGTTTTACGGGAACAAGACATATTGAATGATATTCAATATGAAGATGCGACATTCACTACGACTTGGGGAGTCGATCTTCATTATCCCAAACCGATACAGGGGATGAAAGAGGAACCATTTCTGTCTTATTGCGATGTACAGGAGATAAAACCGTATGCAGTTCCATATCGCTGTCTGTATTCCCGGAATATCGGGAACTTGTTCATGGCAGGTAGGGATATAAGTGTGACTCATGTTGCATTGGGTACTGTGAGGGTTATGAGAACTGGTGGTATGATGGGAGAAGTGGTGGGAATGGCAGCCTCTTTGTGTAAGAAATATCATACGGATCCCAGAGGCGTGTATGAGAAATATTTATCGGATTTGAGAATTTTGATGAAGCAGGGTGTTGGCAAATCAGGTTTTCCGGAAGCTGAAAGTATTGACTAATGTAAATATATTTATCATGAAAACGTTTATAACATTATTACTATTATTGAGTTTTGGATCGGTTCGAGCAGCAGACCTTTTTATTGAAGCCGAAAGTTTCAGTAACAAGGGTGGTTGGAAGGTTGACCAGCAGTTTATGGATTTGATGGGGTCTCCTTACCTTTTGGCGCATGGGATGGGTGTACCCGTCGATGATGCCTCTACGGAAGTAACGTTTCCTGAAAAAGGAGAATATTATGTATATGTTCGGACCTATAACTGGACTTCCCCGTGGAAAAAAGGGGAAGGTCCCGGTAAATTCAGTTTGTCTGTCGGAGGAAAGAAGATGACTTCTCCATTGGGAGCGGAGGGTTCTGCCTGGATGTGGCAGATAGCAGGAAAGGTGTCTGTCAAGAATCTGAAAACTGTAATCAAATTGCATGATTTGACGGGATTCGACGGTCGTTGCGATGCGATCTACTTTACCATGGAAGCTGGCAAGATGCCTCCGTCGGATGTAAAGGAACTGGAAGCATTCCGTCGTCAAGCATTGGGATTACCGGATGAAGCACCGGTTGCCGGCGAATATGATCTTGTAGTCGTGGGAGCCGGTATAGCCGGGATGAGTGCCGCTGTGTCGGCCGCCCGTCTGGGTTGCAGGGTAGCTTTGATTAATGACCGTCCTGTGGTAGGTGGTAATAACAGTTCGGAGATACGTGTCCATTTAGGAGGCCGTATCGAAGAAGGAACTTATAAGGAACTTGGCGGTCTGCAGAAAGAATTTGGTCCGGAAAAGGGAGGAAATGCACAACCAGCAGAATATTATGAAGACCAGAAGAAAATGGATTGGCTAGCAGGTGAAAAGAATGTGTCTCTTTTCCTGAACTATCGCGCGATAGGAGTGACAAAGGAAGGCGATAAGATCACATCGGTTGTTGTCAAACATATCGAAAGTGGTAAAGAATTAAAATTCAAGGCACCTCTGTTTTCCGATTGTACGGGAGACGGGACAATCGGTTATCTGGCGGGAGCCGATTACCGTATGGGGCGTGAAGGTCGTGACGAGTATGGTGAGAGTATCGCTCCGGAGAAAGCAGACAAGTTGACAATGGGTTCTTCCGTCCAGTGGTATTCTGTGGATAACAAGAAATCGAGCCCTTTCCCGGAGTTCAGCTATGGAGTGGAGTTTAACGACAAGAATTGTGAAAAGGTGATGATGGGAGAATGGACGTGGGAGACAGGTATGAACTTCGACCAGATCAAGGACTTCGAACGTATCCGTGATTATGGAATGCTGGTTGTCTATTCAAACTGGAGTTATCTGAAAAACCGTATGAAGGAAAATGACCAGTATAAGAACCGAAAATTAGGTTGGGTTGCTTATGTTGCCGGCAAGCGTGAATCACGTCGTCTGATGGGGGATTATATTTTGAAGGAAGACGATATCACGAAAAACGTGTCTCATGAAGATGCTTCTTTCGCCACGACATGGAGTATCGATTTACATTGGCAGGATCCGAAAAACAGTGAACATTTTCCAGGCAATGAGTTCAAAGCGGTGACAAAGCATATTCTGATCCATCCGTACGCCGTTCCGTATCGTTGTCTGTATTCTCGTAATGTGGAGAACCTGTTTATGGCCGGTCGTAATATTAGTGTGACTCATGTGGCATTGGGAACGGTCCGTGTGATGCGTACGACAGGAATGATGGGAGAGGTAGTAGGTATGGCTGCATCATTGTGTAAGAAATATGATGTGACACCTCGTGGTGTTTACCGTTCGCATCTGGAAGATTTGAAGACATTGATGAAAGAAGGTGTGAATAAGAAAGGGCTACCGAATAATCAGCGTTATAATGAAGGCGGTATATTGAAAGATAAACCGGTTGTTCAATAATCAGAAAAGTATGGGTGTGTGTCAAAATGTACTTGTCTCTGCGTCAAGCGTGGGGACAAGCATATTTTGACACACACCTTTTTAATATATGTCCATAAAACTATTGCAAGTTTAAAAAGCCATGAAACATAAAGCTCTTTATTTATATCTGATATTATTTTTTTTATTGTGCTGTTCCGTTACTACCACCGGACAAGAGAAAAAACAGGAACGGTTTACCTTGATGGGATTAGGTGATTCTATTACGGAAGGAGCGGATTTCTTCACTTGCTATTTGTATCCGCTTTGGGAAAAATTATTTACAGCCGGGTATCAGTTTGATTTTATCGGTCCTCGTGAGAGTAAATGTCGGATCGGGACG from Parabacteroides merdae ATCC 43184 includes the following:
- a CDS encoding FAD-dependent oxidoreductase, translating into MKQWWFIILLIISFPLKADNIFVEAESFDCRGGWVLDNQSMGQMGSPYLLAHGLGVPVENASTVIRVENGGKYRVWVRTRDWVKQWDQTASPGRFELLLNGKALEVTFGTERAEWHWQDGGTICLKTGENRVELRDLTGFDGRCDAIFFTSALEMLPPDGKEELTVFRRNMLGLPENPEDAGEFDLVVVGGGIAGCCTALSAARLGCKVALIQNRPVLGGNNSSEVRVGLSGLIAQQPYPNLGNLVDELGPVGHWNNWEAKRDSSSVRSRQIMKILHQYPEKTIHNAGPASNYEDEKKFALLQNQENLNLFLNTQVVDVKKNGNKIVSVIGKNIISGKEYIFKAQLFSDCTGDGEVGFLAGADYRMGRESKEETGEPRAPLTSDLLVMGTSVQWYAEDTRNVSDFPDCPWAIRFDEKTCIPITRGDWDWEAGLNNDQITEIEYIRDHALRAVYGNWDFLKNKSEKKDQFAKKKLAWVAYIGGKRESRRLMGDLVLREQDILNDIQYEDATFTTTWGVDLHYPKPIQGMKEEPFLSYCDVQEIKPYAVPYRCLYSRNIGNLFMAGRDISVTHVALGTVRVMRTGGMMGEVVGMAASLCKKYHTDPRGVYEKYLSDLRILMKQGVGKSGFPEAESID
- a CDS encoding FAD-dependent oxidoreductase; translation: MKTFITLLLLLSFGSVRAADLFIEAESFSNKGGWKVDQQFMDLMGSPYLLAHGMGVPVDDASTEVTFPEKGEYYVYVRTYNWTSPWKKGEGPGKFSLSVGGKKMTSPLGAEGSAWMWQIAGKVSVKNLKTVIKLHDLTGFDGRCDAIYFTMEAGKMPPSDVKELEAFRRQALGLPDEAPVAGEYDLVVVGAGIAGMSAAVSAARLGCRVALINDRPVVGGNNSSEIRVHLGGRIEEGTYKELGGLQKEFGPEKGGNAQPAEYYEDQKKMDWLAGEKNVSLFLNYRAIGVTKEGDKITSVVVKHIESGKELKFKAPLFSDCTGDGTIGYLAGADYRMGREGRDEYGESIAPEKADKLTMGSSVQWYSVDNKKSSPFPEFSYGVEFNDKNCEKVMMGEWTWETGMNFDQIKDFERIRDYGMLVVYSNWSYLKNRMKENDQYKNRKLGWVAYVAGKRESRRLMGDYILKEDDITKNVSHEDASFATTWSIDLHWQDPKNSEHFPGNEFKAVTKHILIHPYAVPYRCLYSRNVENLFMAGRNISVTHVALGTVRVMRTTGMMGEVVGMAASLCKKYDVTPRGVYRSHLEDLKTLMKEGVNKKGLPNNQRYNEGGILKDKPVVQ